From Chloroflexaceae bacterium, the proteins below share one genomic window:
- a CDS encoding NB-ARC domain-containing protein, with translation MTSDQQSSHHPIAVRGDAGVVQALNVSSGSVRDIIGQQTTYAFSAPPADPGALAAAEALLARMPVDDKEPIPAPGRLAPCSYLHQLTPNPLFVGRDAELRALARALRDQPGAVAVTTGIGGVGKTQLAIEVAHRYGPYFTGGVFWISFAEPAAVGTAIARCGSRGLVDWRPDFGQLRPDEQIALVCAAWQSPLPRLLIFDNCEDEELFQQWRPPTGGCRVLVTSRRAVWGATSGTVRHDLDTLARDASVRLLQSYRAEMEQEAASKVAAVLGDLPLALHLAGSFLRRYRQIPVDAYLDQLRTALISHPSLQGRGAERSPTRHELDVARTFALSYNQLQPTDPVAATARALLARAACLAPGEPIPRELLLATLELPQDELDAALHAEDGLQRLIELGLLDEESENVLRLHRLVAAYAAHVSDVTQAREFGRAGGSRAGAKNDPGEYRAVSQPSPARCAPALCGTAGC, from the coding sequence ATGACCAGTGACCAGCAATCGTCACACCATCCCATTGCTGTCCGGGGCGACGCCGGCGTTGTCCAGGCGCTCAACGTCAGCAGCGGCAGCGTGCGCGACATCATCGGCCAGCAGACGACCTATGCGTTTTCCGCGCCCCCCGCCGACCCCGGCGCGCTCGCCGCTGCCGAGGCGCTCCTCGCCCGCATGCCTGTAGATGATAAAGAGCCGATCCCCGCCCCCGGCCGGCTCGCCCCGTGCTCCTACCTGCACCAGCTCACCCCCAACCCCCTCTTCGTCGGGCGCGACGCCGAGCTGCGCGCCCTCGCCCGCGCCCTGCGCGATCAGCCGGGCGCCGTGGCGGTCACCACCGGCATCGGCGGGGTGGGCAAGACCCAGCTTGCCATCGAGGTTGCCCACCGCTACGGCCCCTACTTCACCGGCGGGGTCTTCTGGATCAGCTTTGCCGAGCCCGCTGCGGTAGGTACTGCCATCGCCCGCTGCGGCTCGCGGGGCCTGGTTGACTGGCGGCCCGACTTTGGGCAACTGCGGCCCGACGAGCAGATCGCCCTGGTCTGCGCCGCCTGGCAGTCGCCCCTGCCCCGTCTGCTGATCTTCGACAACTGTGAGGACGAGGAGCTGTTCCAGCAGTGGCGCCCGCCCACCGGCGGCTGCCGCGTGCTGGTGACCAGCCGGCGCGCGGTGTGGGGCGCGACCTCCGGGACGGTGCGGCACGACCTCGACACCCTTGCGCGCGATGCCAGCGTGCGCTTGCTCCAGAGCTATCGCGCCGAGATGGAGCAGGAAGCGGCATCGAAGGTGGCTGCTGTCCTGGGCGACCTGCCGCTGGCGCTGCATCTCGCCGGCAGCTTCCTCCGCCGCTACCGGCAGATCCCGGTGGATGCCTACCTGGATCAGTTACGGACAGCGCTGATCAGTCATCCCTCATTGCAAGGGCGTGGCGCGGAACGCTCGCCAACCAGGCATGAACTGGACGTGGCCCGCACCTTCGCCCTGAGCTATAACCAGCTCCAGCCGACTGATCCGGTCGCCGCCACCGCCCGGGCGCTGCTGGCCCGCGCGGCCTGCCTGGCGCCGGGCGAGCCCATCCCGCGCGAGCTGCTGCTGGCGACGCTGGAGCTTCCCCAGGACGAACTCGATGCTGCGCTGCACGCCGAGGATGGGCTACAGCGACTGATCGAGTTGGGGTTACTCGATGAGGAGAGTGAGAATGTGCTGCGCCTGCACCGGCTGGTCGCAGCCTATGCGGCGCATGTGAGTGATGTCACGCAGGCGCGAGAATTCGGTAGAGCGGGTGGTTCTCGGGCTGGTGCAAAAAATGATCCAGGGGAATACCGCGCGGTATCTCAACCTTCGCCCGCTCGATGCGCACCTGCGCTATGTGGCACAGCGGGCTGTTGA
- a CDS encoding biotin-dependent carboxyltransferase family protein gives MLDVLASGPLLTVQDLGRAAARRYGVPAGGALDRFALVAANRLVGNPPGAAALEITAGGAELLLSAPALIAVTGADLGAWRGDRPLPLWMAIQAERGERIRFAGRSGEWGARAYLAVAGGIAVPAVLGSRATDLASGFGGLAGRALRPGDRLPIGPLPPLAELGLGRYWPPALRPPYGSTPTLRLLPGPHVSGFGPEALELLTTQNWRVGATSNRMGYRLEGPPLAALRPFDLPSLGVVPGVIQVPPDGTPILLMADAQTTGGYPVIGTVIGPDLPLAAQLLPGDTLRLALTTLEEALVAHRAMAATLARSLDADEGDLLAALAGGGW, from the coding sequence ATGCTTGACGTGCTCGCCAGCGGCCCATTGCTGACGGTCCAGGATCTGGGGCGGGCCGCCGCGCGACGTTACGGCGTGCCCGCCGGCGGCGCGCTGGACCGTTTCGCTCTCGTCGCGGCCAACCGGCTGGTGGGCAACCCGCCGGGCGCGGCGGCGCTCGAAATCACCGCCGGAGGCGCGGAACTGCTCCTGTCCGCCCCGGCGCTGATCGCCGTTACCGGCGCCGACCTCGGCGCGTGGCGCGGTGACCGGCCCCTACCCCTGTGGATGGCCATCCAGGCGGAGCGTGGCGAGCGTATCCGCTTCGCCGGGCGCTCTGGGGAGTGGGGCGCACGGGCCTACCTGGCCGTGGCGGGGGGCATCGCCGTACCCGCAGTGCTCGGCAGCCGCGCCACCGACCTCGCCAGCGGGTTCGGCGGGCTGGCGGGCCGCGCCCTCCGCCCGGGGGATCGCCTGCCAATCGGCCCACTGCCGCCCCTGGCGGAGTTGGGGCTGGGGCGCTACTGGCCGCCTGCGCTGCGCCCGCCCTACGGCTCCACGCCGACACTGCGGCTGCTTCCCGGGCCGCACGTCAGCGGCTTCGGCCCCGAAGCCCTGGAGTTGCTCACCACACAGAACTGGCGGGTTGGCGCGACCTCCAACCGCATGGGCTACCGGCTGGAGGGGCCGCCTCTGGCGGCCCTGCGCCCCTTCGACCTGCCCTCCCTTGGCGTCGTTCCCGGCGTCATCCAGGTGCCGCCGGATGGGACGCCGATTTTGCTTATGGCCGACGCCCAGACCACGGGGGGCTACCCGGTCATCGGCACGGTGATCGGCCCGGACCTGCCGCTGGCGGCGCAACTGCTCCCCGGCGACACGCTGCGCCTGGCTCTGACCACGCTGGAGGAAGCCCTGGTCGCCCACCGCGCCATGGCGGCGACGCTGGCCCGGTCGCTTGACGCCGACGAGGGCGATCTGCTGGCGGCCCTGGCGGGAGGAGGGTGGTAG
- a CDS encoding tetratricopeptide repeat protein has translation MAQRAVDHNAAQTAALCFRVGEHLSWTYAHQEAIRFLERALTLYRQVGDRLGEAHVLQGIGDVQQFRKEMDAALGSYAAAQALYRQVG, from the coding sequence GTGGCACAGCGGGCTGTTGACCACAACGCCGCGCAGACAGCAGCGCTCTGCTTTCGCGTTGGTGAGCACCTTAGCTGGACCTACGCTCATCAAGAGGCCATCCGTTTCCTCGAACGAGCCCTGACGCTCTACCGCCAGGTCGGCGACCGTCTGGGCGAGGCCCACGTCCTGCAAGGCATCGGCGATGTGCAGCAGTTCCGCAAGGAGATGGACGCGGCCCTGGGGTCCTACGCGGCGGCCCAGGCCCTCTACCGCCAGGTCGGCT
- a CDS encoding CHAT domain-containing protein, with translation MAAIALELAITRSGDAYAATLTARLPGADARLAAEAPIALNAEALRALEPTPDVYGAALTAMVFPPALREAWARARGAGEARQRPLRLGLALDPGDDALHALLWETLRDPLSGLPLARGEAVRLARLLPSASLADLTPPPRPDLRAVVAAGAAAPPGASPVDRAGLTAAALAGLADIPATLLDGREGRPAATLANLTAALRDGAPLLVLICHGALVEGEPYLWLDQAGDGPYRPVSGAAFVEALAQLARMPLFVVLAACQGGGTSYEALRAVGPHLARAGVGAVLAMRAQIPQATVAALLPPLFAELRRDGEIDRALAAARAALGAGHPWWLPVLWLRMRDGRLWREEASAPQPPLAGIHIGGGVGTVQVVTVTGGSVGTIIGSQENYGVPQPAGSQGSAAAPPAPGDDQAAGLRRRLEQHRATVGHYLGQLAITGSAHARPEVTYGLREARDAIRRLKGALRGMGVVVEDYPDDEE, from the coding sequence ATGGCCGCCATCGCGCTCGAACTCGCCATCACCCGCTCAGGGGACGCCTACGCCGCCACCCTGACCGCCCGGCTCCCCGGGGCCGATGCCCGCCTCGCTGCCGAGGCGCCCATCGCGCTCAATGCCGAGGCGCTGCGCGCCCTCGAACCCACCCCCGATGTCTATGGCGCCGCCCTCACCGCGATGGTGTTCCCGCCGGCCCTGCGCGAGGCCTGGGCGCGCGCCCGCGGCGCCGGGGAGGCCCGGCAGCGCCCCCTGCGCCTGGGCCTCGCCCTCGACCCCGGTGACGATGCCCTGCACGCCTTGCTCTGGGAGACGCTGCGCGACCCGCTCAGCGGCCTGCCCCTGGCCCGCGGCGAGGCCGTTCGCCTCGCGCGCCTCCTGCCGAGCGCCAGCCTCGCCGACCTCACGCCCCCGCCCCGGCCCGACCTGCGCGCCGTGGTTGCCGCCGGCGCCGCCGCGCCCCCCGGCGCCTCGCCGGTGGATCGCGCCGGGCTCACCGCCGCGGCCCTGGCCGGCCTCGCCGACATCCCCGCGACGCTGCTCGATGGGCGTGAGGGCCGCCCGGCGGCCACCCTGGCCAATCTCACCGCGGCCCTGCGCGATGGCGCACCCCTGCTCGTGCTGATCTGCCACGGGGCGCTGGTGGAGGGCGAGCCGTACCTGTGGCTCGACCAGGCCGGCGACGGGCCGTACCGCCCCGTCAGCGGCGCCGCATTCGTAGAGGCGCTCGCGCAGCTCGCGCGCATGCCCCTGTTCGTGGTCCTGGCGGCCTGCCAGGGCGGGGGCACGAGCTACGAGGCCCTGCGCGCCGTTGGCCCCCACCTGGCGCGGGCGGGCGTGGGGGCCGTGCTGGCGATGCGCGCGCAGATCCCCCAGGCCACCGTGGCCGCGCTGCTGCCGCCGCTCTTCGCCGAACTGCGGCGCGATGGGGAGATCGACCGCGCCCTGGCCGCCGCCCGCGCCGCCCTCGGCGCGGGGCATCCCTGGTGGTTGCCCGTGCTCTGGCTGCGCATGCGCGATGGACGCCTCTGGCGCGAGGAGGCGTCGGCCCCGCAGCCTCCGCTGGCGGGCATCCACATCGGGGGCGGCGTCGGCACGGTGCAGGTGGTCACGGTCACCGGCGGCAGCGTCGGTACCATCATCGGTAGCCAGGAAAACTACGGCGTCCCGCAGCCGGCAGGCAGCCAGGGGAGCGCCGCCGCGCCGCCGGCGCCCGGTGACGACCAGGCGGCCGGCCTGCGCCGGCGCCTGGAGCAGCACCGCGCGACCGTGGGCCACTACCTGGGCCAGCTCGCCATCACCGGCTCGGCCCACGCGCGGCCCGAGGTCACCTATGGCCTCCGCGAGGCCCGCGACGCGATCCGGCGGCTCAAGGGCGCCCTGCGAGGCATGGGCGTCGTGGTCGAGGACTACCCGGATGATGAGGAGTGA